The following nucleotide sequence is from Streptomyces xiamenensis.
AGATGGCCAACGTCCGCGACCGGGTGCACGCCGCCCGGCTCATCGACACCTTCCTCACCGACAGCGGCAACGCCGCGCTGCGCCCCGCCAAGGACACCAAGTTCCTCCGTCACGACCTGCGGCTCTACCTCGGCGACCTGCCCTTCCGCGACCTGGAGTGGATCGGGGAGTTCACCGAGGTGGTCTCCGAGTACCTCAGCACCGGGATCACCCCGCAGGCGCGCGCCGAGCTCCCCCGCGAACAGCGCGTGTGCCAGTACCTGCTCACCGCCGGCCGCTTCGAGGACGCCCAGGCCGCCGCCCGCACCCTGGGCCGCCCGCTGCTCGCCCCGCCCGCCGTGATCCGCGACGGCGAACGCACCTACTGGGGCGACCACCTGCCCGACGACCCCGAGGCGCTCGCCGAACTCGACATCACCGAGTGGCAGCTGGACGCCCAGCCCTTCACCTCCCGCCCCGTACGGCACGAGCTGACCCGGGTCACCACCGCCGGCGCGAAACTGCGCCTCGGCCTGCGCACGTACGACCCGGCCCGGCTGCTGGCCGACCCCGACGGCATCACCGCCGAACTGTGGCTGGCAACCTCGGGCGAGCCGCTGCGCGTCCCCTTCGCCTACGTGCCGGCCGGAACCGACCGCTACGAGGCCGACATCGAGGTCGACCTGCGCAAAGTGCCCATGGCCGCCAAGGGGTTCAAGGGCCGCCGCCACCCGGTGATCGCCCTGGAACGGCTCGGGCTGCGCCGCACCGACATCCTGCTCGCCCCCGGCGATCTGCCCGCCCGCCGCACCCGGCTCGCCGGACACTCCATCGGCGTCGCCGTGGAGGAACGCGGCGCCGGCCGCCTCGAACTCACCTGGTCCCGCTCCGGACTGCTGGCCGGCGCCGAGGTCATCGCCCCGGCCCTCGGCCCGGTCCGCCGCAAGACCGCCCGCGTCAGCCGCCGGCTGTCCGGCCCCCGCCTGAAGACCTGGACGTACCAGGAGCTGAAGCGGCTGCCCCGGGACCGCGACCTGGTGGTCTTCGAAGCGCTGGAGGGGCGCGGCTACGCCGACAGCCCCCGCTACATCTACGAGGAACTGGTGCGGCGCGGACTGCCCCTGAACGCCGTGTGGTCCCACGCGGGCGACCCGTCCGGCTTCCCGCCCGGCGTCCCGCTGGTGCGGCGCGGCAGCTGGGAGTACGTGCGGACCCTGGCCCGCGCCCGCTACTGGGTCGACTCGCACGGCTTCCCCGCCGCGTACGGCAAACCGCGCGGCACCCGCTACCTGCAGACCTGGCACGGCCAGGCGTTCAAGCACATGGGCTTCGACATCCCCGAACTGCGCTTCGGGAGCGAGGACAAGCAGCGGCAGCACCGGGAAGCGGTCGCCCGCTGGGACCTGCTGATCGCGCCGAGCGAGGAGTTCGAGCGCACCTTCGTCCGGGCCAACGGCTACACCGGTGAGCTGCTGCGCTGCGGGCTGCCGCGCAACGACGTGCTGGTGCGCTGGCGGGAGGTGGAGGCCAGGGACCGGGCGCAGGCGGCGCGGGTGCGGCTGCAGATCCCGGACGGGCGCAAGGTCCTGCTGTACGCGCCGACGTTCCGGGACGGGGCACGCGGCTCGGGCGCGTCGCTGCGGGTGGACCTGGCCCAACTGGCGGCCGGCATCGGGCAGGAGTGGACGATCGTGGTCCGCCCGCACTACTACGAACGCTTCGAGGTGCCGCGCGAGGTGGCCCCGGTGGTGCGGGACGGGCGCGGCTTCCCCGACATCAACGATCTGCTGCTGGCCTCGGACGCGCTGCTGACGGACTACTCCTCGGTGATGTTCGACTACGCCAACCTGGGGCGGCCCGTCCTGCTGTTCGCGGACGACTACGAGCACTACCGCAACAGCGCGCGCGGCGCGTACTACGACCTGGCGGAGATCGCGCCCGGCCCGGTGCTGACGGAGACCGGGGAACTGGTGGAGGTGGTGAACGACCTGGACCGGGTGCAGAAGGAGCACGCCGACCGGTACGCGGCGTTCCAGAACCGCTTCACGACCTACGAGACCGGCGGCGCCAGCTGGGCCGTGGTGGAACGCTTCTTCGAAGGAATCGCCTGATGAAACACCGCAACATCTTCCTGATCGGCATCGACGTGGACTCCATGGGCGGCTCCCAGCGGGTGCTGCACACCCTGGCCCAGGGGTTCGCCGGGCGCGGGCACCGGGTGGAGCTGATCGGCATCCGGCCGAGCCCCGAGCCGCACACGTACCAGCCGGACCCCGGCTACCGGCACACCACGCTCTACCCGGAGCCGGCACCCGAACCCTGGCGGGCCAACACCTTCGCCGAGCGGCTGAACTGGTCCCGGATCAGGGAACAGCGCGCGCGGTCGGACCACCGCGACGAGGCGCTGGTGAAACTGAAGGAACGGCTGGCCGCCGTCGACACCGGCTACCTGATCATCGGCTCACCGTGGGCGGCCGACTGGCTGCGCGCCGCCGAATGGCCGCATCTGCGGGGCATCGGCCAGTACCACGAGTCGTACGAACAGGCGCGGGCCTCCGCCAACCTGCGGCTGATCCTGCGGCACTACCCGGAGCTGGAGAAGTCCGTCTTCCTCAGCGAGGGCGACGCCGCGCTCTTCCGCCGCGACCGCCTCCCCAACGCGGCCACCATCCCCAACCCGCTGCCGTTCAGCCCGGGTCTGGCCGCCCGGCTGGACACCCGGCGGATCGGGGCGGTGGGTCGTCTGGAGCCGGTCAAGCGGCTGGACCGGCTGATCGACGCGTTCGCGGACACCACGACCCGGGCGCCCGACTGGGAACTCCACCTCTTCGGCGACGGGCCGCTGCGCGGCACGCTGGAGGCGCACGCGGCCTCGCGGGGCGTGGCGGAACGGGTCCACTTCCGCGGCAGCGTCCAGAACATGGCCGCCGCCTACCGCGAACTGTCGCTGCTGGCCCTCACCAGCGACCGCGAGGGCCGCCCCATGGCGGTGGCGGAGGCGGCGGCCTGCGGCGTCCCGACGGTGAGTTTCGACCTGTCGGCGGGCGTGCGCGAACTCATCAAGGACGGCCACACCGGCACCCTGGTCCCGCCCGGCAACACCCACGCCTTCACCCAGGCCCTCACCCACCTGATGACCGACACGCCCCGCCGCCACCACTACGGCGCGGCGGCCCGCAACCACGTGGCCCCCCTGGACCTCCCCCGGGTCCTGGACCGCTGGGAGGCCCTGTTCGAGGAGATCGACCGCTGAAGGGCCGGCGGAAGGCTGTGCTCCTGCGGTGACGGCGCGGTTGTGCCCGGGGGCCGCGACCGCTGGATCACCCGGCACACGGCGGCCGGCGAGATCCCGGGCAACGGCGGCGGCTGCCGCAGCCGCAACCCCGTGCACATCCCCACCCACAACGGATCGGTCCGCGACACCTCTCAGGGAGCGGGCGCGCCGCCCAGCTGGCCGAGGTCGTAGCCGTGGGCGGCGGCCAGTGCGGTGGCCCGGCCGGTCCAGCCGGGTTCGGTGGTCGTGGCGGCCAGCCCGACCACGGCGTGCAGTTCGGCCCGCCGGTAGGTGAGCGTGCCGGCCAGCTCCAGCGCCGCCCGGTGGTGGCCGACCGCGGCGGCCGGGTCACCGAGGGCGGCCAGGGCCCGGCCGGCCGCGTTGTGCGCCTCGGCCAGCGCCCACTGGTCGCCCTGGTCCCGGGCGATCCGTACCGCCTCGGCCGCGCGTTCCCCGGCCAGCTCGGCCCGCCCGCGCTCCGCGTCCAGTTCGGCGAGATAGGCCAGCGCGAGCGCCTGCGGGCGGTGCCCGGTGCAGTTGGCGCGGCTGCGCGCCAGCGCCGCCTCGAAGGACAGCGCCGCCGACTCGGAACGGTCCAGCGCCCGGTGCACCAGAGCGAGTTCGACCAGCACCATGCTCTCCAGGTGCGGTACGCCCTCCGCCCGGCTCAGCCGCAGCGCCTTCCCGTACAGACCGGACGCCCGCTCCAGCGCGCCGGAGTCGGCCTCCACCCGGGCCAGCGCGCACAGCGCCGTCGCGGTGTGGAGATGACTGCCGTCCCCGCCCTCCCCGTAGAGCCGTACGGACTCGGTCAGCCGTTCGCGGGCCGCGCCGAGTTCGCCGATCGTCCAGTGCCTGCGTCCCAGTTGCTCGTGGGCGGCGGCCCGGATGCGCGGCCAGCCGTACTCCTCGCCGATGGCCAGCGCGCGCTGGGCGTGCCGCTCGGCCTGGGCCATCAGTCCGGCGGTGAGCGAGGCGTCCACCAGGGTCAGGGCCAGTTCGGCGGCTGCCCGCGCGTCCTGGGCCCGTTCGGCGGCGCGCAGCCCCGCCTCGGCCATGGTCAGCCACTCGGCGACCAGCGAGCGCCGTTTGCACAGGTCGTGCAGCGTCCCGGCGAGCCGCCAGGCCACCGGGTAGGGGCCGTGCCGGGCGGCGTAGGCCGCCATCGCCGCGTAGTTGGGCAGCTCGGCCTCGGCGTTCGGCAGCGCGGACTCCGGGCCGGCCGGCCCGTCCCGGCCACCCTCCGCGGTCTCCATCCGGCCGTGCGGGCCTACCACGTGCGGGTGCCCGGAGCCGCCGCCCAGCACCGACGCGGTCCGCAGGTACCAGGCGGACAGCCGGCGTACCGCCGCCTCGCGCTCGCCGCGGTCCTCCTCGGCGTAGACCCGCTGCCGGGCGTACTCGCGCAGCAGATCGTGCGGAAAGCGGAACCGGTCGGCGTGGTGCTGCTCGATGAGGTGCGCGGCCGACAGCACCGACAGCGCCCGTCCGGCGACAGGTTCGGCGACGCCCGCGACGGCCGCGGCGGCGGCCTGCGTGAGGTCGGGGCCCGGGATCAGTCCGATGTGCCGCAGCACCCGCTGCACGGTGGTGTCGAGTCCCCGGTAGGACAGGGCCAGCGAGGCCGCGACCGAGACCCGTTCGTCCTCCGGCGCCGACACCCCCGCCAGCGGCCCCGACGCGGCCAGCCGGCGGGCGACCGCGGCCAGCGGGATGTGCGGGGAGATCGCCGCCCGGGCGGCCACCACCCGCAGGGCGAGCGGCAGATGGCCGCAGAGCCGGGCGATCTCCGCGATGGCGGCCTCGTCACCGGCGGCGGGCGGCCCCAGAACGGTCCGCAGCAGCGCGTCCGACTCCCTGACGCTGAGCACGGGCAACTGCACCCGGTGCGCGCCGCTGTGCACGGCGAGCCCGGTCAGCCGGCGGCGGCTGGTGATCAGCACGGCGCAGTGCGCGGATCCGGGCAGCAGCGGCAGCACCTGGTCGGCGTCGGCGGCGTTGTCGAGCACCAGCAGGGCACGGCGGTGCGCGAGGACGGAGCGCAGCAGGGCGGAGCGCTCGTGCACGGCGGGCGGGATGCGGCGCGGCGGGACGCCGAGCGCGCGCAGGAACTCCCCCAGGACCTGGCCCGGTTCGACGGGGGCGAGCGGATCGAAGCCGCGCAGGTCGGCGAAGAGCTGGCCGTCCGGGAAGGACGCCGCCACCTGCTGGGCGCAGCGCACCGCCAGCGCCGTCTTGCCGATCCCGGCGGTGCCCTCCACGCACACCACCGGCATGCCGCCGGACAGCAGCAGTGAGGTGATGCGCTTGACCTCGGCGGTGCGGCCGGTGAAGCCGAAGACGGGGTAGGGCAGTTGGGCGGGTTCGGCGACCGGCGGGTACCCCCCGGCGAGCGCCGCCGGGGCCGGACCCGCAGGAGGGGCGACCGCGGCCCGCGCATCACCGTCCCCGCCACCGTCCCGGCCCACCTCGCGGGCTCCGGCCCCGGCTCCGGCACCTGGGCCGGGCCGCTGCTCGTCGGCCGCTCCGGAGAGCACCCACTGGTGGGCGTCGCGCAGTTCGGGCCCCGGGTCGGCGCCGTACTCCTCCGCCAGCCGGCGGCGTACCCGTGTGTACACGTCCAGCGCCTCGGTCTGCCGCCCCGACTGGGCCAGGGAACGCATCAGCAGGCCGTGCAGCCGTTCGCGCTGCGGGTACTGGCTGGTGAGCCGCACCAGTTCGGGGACGTGTTCGGCGCCCCGGCCCAGCCGCAGCCCCAGACCGTACATTTCCTCCTCGGCGGCGACCAGGCGCTCGGTGAGCCGGTCGCGCTCCAGTTCGATGCCCGGTCCGTCGGTGCCCTCCACGAGGTCGCCCCGCCACAGTCCGACCGCCCGGCCGAGCGCGTCGATCGCCTCGGCGGGCCGGCCGGCGTCCCGCAGGGTGCGGGCCCGCGCGCACAGTTCCTCGAACTCCCACAGGTCGAGGCCGCCCTCCGGCCGCAGGACGTAGCCGCTGCCGGTGAGGGTGATCGGGGTGCCGGGCGGCAGGGCGCGCCGCAGTCCCGAGATGTACTTCTGCACGAGATTGACCGCGTGCCCGGGCGGAGAGCCGCCCCACACCGCGGTGATGATGCCGTCGACCGTGACCGGGCGCGGGCCGCGCAGCAGCAGTGCCGCGAGCACCGCACGCTGCCGCGGCGGGCCCAGATCGATCTCGGCGGTTCCGTCCAGGGCCCGTAACGGCCCGAGCACTTCACAACGGATCGCATTCTTCGCCATCGGCTTCCCCCCTGAAGTCCGTTGGGATCATAGGTTCCTGGCGACGGGCGCGGCTACCGCCACAGCGCGGAGTTCACAAGACCGACTCCGGGAAGCGGCACCAACCCTTCACAAGCCCGGCCCATGTTCTGTGCCGGGCCCCGTCCGCGTATGCGAGGCGCGCCGGGCAAACCCGCTTCAGCCGTTCTTCAGCGGACCTTCCAGCGATCGGTCAGCGCCCCGCGCCATCGTCGGTCCCGGACGTACCAAGCAGCGCCTCCTTCCGCTCGGCGCTGCTCACCGGACCTGGAGGAGAACGGCCGTGACCCTGCCAACGCAACTCCCCACGCCCGCCCCGTCCGACCAGCTGCGGTACGACACCACCGTGCCGCGAGCCCTGGTTCACCGCATGTCCGTGGCCGAGGTGTTCGTCACCGACTCGGCCGCCACGGGGACGGACGTAACCATCACCCCCGCCACCGATACCGGTGGCGGGCACCTGTCCTTCGAAGTCGCCGCCCAACTGCCGCGCGGGCACGTCGTGGGCGAGCACTCCGCCGCGTACGACTTCCTGCTGCTGGTCGAAGTGCTCCGGCAGTCCGGAGTCCTGGTGGCACACCGGCATCTCGACGTGCCGCTGGCCAGCGCCTTCATCTTCATGGAACTGGGCTTCTCGGTCCGCTCGCTGCCCGCCCTGCGGATCGGGAGCAGACCGGCCCACGCCGTCATCAGGATCACCGTCCTCCCGGACCGCAACCGGGCCGGACGTGTCCTCGGGTTCTCCTTCTCCGGCGCGCTGCTGGTGGACGGGCACACCGCCCTGGAGGCCACCGGCCGGCTGACCTTCGTCAGCCACCGCGCCTTCGGGGTGCTGCGCGCCAAGGGCCGCGGCCAGGCGCCGGGGGGCGAATCCGCGCTGGTGCTCAGCCCACGCCTGGTACCCGCCGAGGCCCGCTCGGTGGGCCGCCGCGATCCGCGCAACGTGGTCATCACCGAACCCACGGTGGACCCCTCGGGCAACTCGATGGCCCGGCTGGTGGTCAACACCGGCCACCCGCACCTGTTCGACCACGAACTGGACCACATACCCGGCAACCTCCAGCTGGAGGCCGCCCGCCAGCTGGCCGTGGCCACCGTGGCCCGGCTGCACGGGCTCTCGCCCGCCGCACTGCTGGTCACCGATGTCGCCGCCACGTTCGGCGCGTTCGCCGAGCTGGACCGTACGACGACCGCCACCGCCCAGGTCGGCGGGGTGCGGCACGCCGGGGACCTGGGCGTCATCGCCGTACCGGTGACCGTCCTGCTCACCCAGGGCTCCGCCACCGTCAGCGAGGTCACCATGGAGGTCGCGCCGTGGAGCTGACCCGTCCCGACCGCCCCGGCGTCCTGGTCTGCGACTACGGCGGTGTGCTCACCAATCCGCTGGCCGAGACCTACGCCGTCTTCGCCCGCTCCACCGGGATCGGCCTGGAGCCGATCGCCGCGGCCTTCGCCGGCGCCACCGCGCGGTACGGGATCAGCCCGATGGCCGCGCTGGAGGTCGCCGACATCACCGAGGCGGAGTTCACCGACCGGATGCTGGCCGGGCTGCCGCCGCAGGCCGCCGAGGTGCTGGCCGGCCGGCCGTTCGGCGAACTGTGGTTCCGGGGGCGGCGCACCAACGAGGAGGTGCTGGCGCTGGTCCGCGAGGTGCGGGCGAGCGGGCACCGGGTGGCGCTGCTGACCAACAACGTCCGGGAGTGGGGCCCGCGCTGGCGGGCCACTGTGCCGGTGGACGAACTCTTCGACGTGGTCGTGGACTCCAGCGAGGAGGGTGTGCGCAAGCCGGACCCGGAAATCTACCGGCGGCTGCTGGCCCGGCTGCGTACCCCCGCCGAGAACTGCCTGCTGCTGGACGACACGGAGGAGAACACGGTGGCGGCCGAACGCCTGGGCCTGCGGGCCGTGCTGTTCAAGGACCCCGCCCAGGCCATCGCCGATGTCCGCGACGCCCTGGGGCTGACCGCGACGGGAGGTACCCGATGAGCGGGGACACGGACCCGGGCACGGGTGCGGATTCGGGTGCCCGTGCCGGTGCCCCGCCGGTGCTGATCACCGGCGCCGGCCCCACCGGCCTGACCGCCGCCTGCACCCTGCTGCGGCACGGCGTACCGGTACGCGTGGTGGAACGCCGCTCCGGCCCCTCCACCACCCCCAAGGCACTGATCCTGTGGAGCGGCGCCCTGGAGGTCCTGGACCGGCTCGGCATCGCCGCCGCGCTCGCCGAACGGGCACTGCCGCTGGCCGGCGCGTCGTACTGGTCCGGGGGGCGGCGGGTCGCCGAGGTGGGCTTCGGCTCACTGACCGGCACCCGCTTCCCCGGCCCGCTGTGCGTGCCGCAGCCCATCACCGAGGAGTTGCTGTACGAGCGGCTGATTCAGCTCGGCGGCACCGTCGAGTGGGACACCGAGGTCAAGGCCGTGACCAGCACCCCGGACGGGGCC
It contains:
- a CDS encoding bifunctional glycosyltransferase/CDP-glycerol:glycerophosphate glycerophosphotransferase, translated to MTDTTLTPDVTVVVITYNDAHRLPRAVHSVLRQTLRNLEVIIADDCSTDDTERVAGELAATDPRVRVLRLPENSGGCSAPRNAGIDAARAPYLMFLDSDDELPRHACKSLLLTAEATGVDFVTGEVTRVNEENGARALWYPELFDSDVRVVDGIARAPEFFTDHLSTNKLYRAAFIARHRLRFPTGMHYEDQLFTAKAFTLADRFAVVPWPVYTWYLAHDPGQLSISSSRHKMANVRDRVHAARLIDTFLTDSGNAALRPAKDTKFLRHDLRLYLGDLPFRDLEWIGEFTEVVSEYLSTGITPQARAELPREQRVCQYLLTAGRFEDAQAAARTLGRPLLAPPAVIRDGERTYWGDHLPDDPEALAELDITEWQLDAQPFTSRPVRHELTRVTTAGAKLRLGLRTYDPARLLADPDGITAELWLATSGEPLRVPFAYVPAGTDRYEADIEVDLRKVPMAAKGFKGRRHPVIALERLGLRRTDILLAPGDLPARRTRLAGHSIGVAVEERGAGRLELTWSRSGLLAGAEVIAPALGPVRRKTARVSRRLSGPRLKTWTYQELKRLPRDRDLVVFEALEGRGYADSPRYIYEELVRRGLPLNAVWSHAGDPSGFPPGVPLVRRGSWEYVRTLARARYWVDSHGFPAAYGKPRGTRYLQTWHGQAFKHMGFDIPELRFGSEDKQRQHREAVARWDLLIAPSEEFERTFVRANGYTGELLRCGLPRNDVLVRWREVEARDRAQAARVRLQIPDGRKVLLYAPTFRDGARGSGASLRVDLAQLAAGIGQEWTIVVRPHYYERFEVPREVAPVVRDGRGFPDINDLLLASDALLTDYSSVMFDYANLGRPVLLFADDYEHYRNSARGAYYDLAEIAPGPVLTETGELVEVVNDLDRVQKEHADRYAAFQNRFTTYETGGASWAVVERFFEGIA
- a CDS encoding glycosyltransferase, translating into MKHRNIFLIGIDVDSMGGSQRVLHTLAQGFAGRGHRVELIGIRPSPEPHTYQPDPGYRHTTLYPEPAPEPWRANTFAERLNWSRIREQRARSDHRDEALVKLKERLAAVDTGYLIIGSPWAADWLRAAEWPHLRGIGQYHESYEQARASANLRLILRHYPELEKSVFLSEGDAALFRRDRLPNAATIPNPLPFSPGLAARLDTRRIGAVGRLEPVKRLDRLIDAFADTTTRAPDWELHLFGDGPLRGTLEAHAASRGVAERVHFRGSVQNMAAAYRELSLLALTSDREGRPMAVAEAAACGVPTVSFDLSAGVRELIKDGHTGTLVPPGNTHAFTQALTHLMTDTPRRHHYGAAARNHVAPLDLPRVLDRWEALFEEIDR
- a CDS encoding AfsR/SARP family transcriptional regulator, whose protein sequence is MAKNAIRCEVLGPLRALDGTAEIDLGPPRQRAVLAALLLRGPRPVTVDGIITAVWGGSPPGHAVNLVQKYISGLRRALPPGTPITLTGSGYVLRPEGGLDLWEFEELCARARTLRDAGRPAEAIDALGRAVGLWRGDLVEGTDGPGIELERDRLTERLVAAEEEMYGLGLRLGRGAEHVPELVRLTSQYPQRERLHGLLMRSLAQSGRQTEALDVYTRVRRRLAEEYGADPGPELRDAHQWVLSGAADEQRPGPGAGAGAGAREVGRDGGGDGDARAAVAPPAGPAPAALAGGYPPVAEPAQLPYPVFGFTGRTAEVKRITSLLLSGGMPVVCVEGTAGIGKTALAVRCAQQVAASFPDGQLFADLRGFDPLAPVEPGQVLGEFLRALGVPPRRIPPAVHERSALLRSVLAHRRALLVLDNAADADQVLPLLPGSAHCAVLITSRRRLTGLAVHSGAHRVQLPVLSVRESDALLRTVLGPPAAGDEAAIAEIARLCGHLPLALRVVAARAAISPHIPLAAVARRLAASGPLAGVSAPEDERVSVAASLALSYRGLDTTVQRVLRHIGLIPGPDLTQAAAAAVAGVAEPVAGRALSVLSAAHLIEQHHADRFRFPHDLLREYARQRVYAEEDRGEREAAVRRLSAWYLRTASVLGGGSGHPHVVGPHGRMETAEGGRDGPAGPESALPNAEAELPNYAAMAAYAARHGPYPVAWRLAGTLHDLCKRRSLVAEWLTMAEAGLRAAERAQDARAAAELALTLVDASLTAGLMAQAERHAQRALAIGEEYGWPRIRAAAHEQLGRRHWTIGELGAARERLTESVRLYGEGGDGSHLHTATALCALARVEADSGALERASGLYGKALRLSRAEGVPHLESMVLVELALVHRALDRSESAALSFEAALARSRANCTGHRPQALALAYLAELDAERGRAELAGERAAEAVRIARDQGDQWALAEAHNAAGRALAALGDPAAAVGHHRAALELAGTLTYRRAELHAVVGLAATTTEPGWTGRATALAAAHGYDLGQLGGAPAP
- a CDS encoding AfsA-related hotdog domain-containing protein — its product is MTLPTQLPTPAPSDQLRYDTTVPRALVHRMSVAEVFVTDSAATGTDVTITPATDTGGGHLSFEVAAQLPRGHVVGEHSAAYDFLLLVEVLRQSGVLVAHRHLDVPLASAFIFMELGFSVRSLPALRIGSRPAHAVIRITVLPDRNRAGRVLGFSFSGALLVDGHTALEATGRLTFVSHRAFGVLRAKGRGQAPGGESALVLSPRLVPAEARSVGRRDPRNVVITEPTVDPSGNSMARLVVNTGHPHLFDHELDHIPGNLQLEAARQLAVATVARLHGLSPAALLVTDVAATFGAFAELDRTTTATAQVGGVRHAGDLGVIAVPVTVLLTQGSATVSEVTMEVAPWS
- a CDS encoding HAD family hydrolase, translating into MELTRPDRPGVLVCDYGGVLTNPLAETYAVFARSTGIGLEPIAAAFAGATARYGISPMAALEVADITEAEFTDRMLAGLPPQAAEVLAGRPFGELWFRGRRTNEEVLALVREVRASGHRVALLTNNVREWGPRWRATVPVDELFDVVVDSSEEGVRKPDPEIYRRLLARLRTPAENCLLLDDTEENTVAAERLGLRAVLFKDPAQAIADVRDALGLTATGGTR